The genomic segment ATACAACTGTATTAATATACAGTCTATAAGCCATCCCATAAACAAGATTTAGTCATGCAGAGTAACATATAGAATTGACtttgtactgtattttaacatgttggaagccgtggcatattattattattattattattattattattattattattattattattatgagtgctAACGCTGCATAATCAAAAATAAGTGCTAGTCTTAAGCATATCTCCCTTTATATGAAAATACATGGCATGCTGGGACTGGAAGTGGACTAATTTAATGGAGTTTGGTCATATCTTACTGTATTCTGCTTCTCGCCATCTACAATtccatgtttcttttaaaataaatatttatgacTTCAAAAGGCTTTTAATCAAAGGCTTTTAATCAAAGGCTTTTATTTTAAATACAGAAGAAAGATACAGTTCATACTGTAAGCTTGATTATTTGCAAATCATCACATCACTTCATTTACTAGGTGTAGAAGGTGGGACCCACTCTTGTATCTTCTTGCGGGTGGTAGAATAGGGTACATATTGTCCAGGAGTACCACTCAGATTGAACTTATGATTCTCCCAAATGAATTTCCGACTCACTGGTGGATGCGTCGTTGGTGGATCTTCTGTCATACAGTGAAGCCACCGATGccttaaaaatagaaacaaagtaATAAAAATGTCCTAATAACCACTGTATCAGACACAGCTTCAAAGGCAATCCTTGTTGATAAATCCTTACATTTTAAGTAACTTAGTGGCTGAATCTCATGTTCTTGATTCAGAGGACCAAGTGCAAATACAGAAGCCATTTATTAATCAGAATATAAGTAGTCCAAAACAGGTAAACAGTTCTCACAAAAGAAGGTTGTTACAAAGAAGTTATTACAAGAATAGGTACAATCAATTTATGGACACATAAAAGTGCTACAGGAATGGCTCCTATCATGACATGAGTGATTCTTCTTAACATCCTCTACTAGGTGGAGAAACCAAATCCAGATGTTGCCTTGTCTTTCCTTCACTGCTTTCCAAAATAGGACAATGGAACTATGACAATTATGAAAACTTCTGCTCATATGATTTAACCATGTGTAATACTGCATGCAAGTCATATGAAGATGACTTCTGCAAATAGTTCATTATACAGAAGTAGTTACAAGAATTCTTCTGTCTTGTTTCCAATAAAGAtctaaacaccagtaggtagaaTTAAATCCATTTAAAATTTAATTGGAAAGTTAAGTGAAATGTTCCAGGACCAGATGTCGTATCTGGCtaactttttaaattattatttactacTGCATGCAAATCCTATAGTCAATATACACATAATCTTTCTTACTGTTGAAGAAGTAGCATAGGATGACACAATTTTCTAGAGAGGCCACAGGATGAGGAAACGGCACGACTAgattctctgttattattattattatttaattgtaactAAATTGATTTTCAACAATGACAGCAAAGTTGTAATGATGTATTGGAATTACTTTAAGCTGCACAGGCATGTTCTTACTAAAACTTAGGGTTGCTAaaataatttgaatttttttaaaaaggtgatttttggaaaatatctcAGTAATGTTAATTAAGGTAGAAACAACAGCCAGTTAGATAAATGCAGTTTATTTAACAAACAACTCAAAATAGCTCAATAAACCATCCAAGGAGCTtataacacttaaacttcagtgtaaaTAAGCATTCAAAACGAAGAAAATGCCAAAAGAACAAACTggcgtataatccggattatccggagatataacAGCACTGACAGGGATTCATTGAGTTTATGCTAGAGGATCTTAAGTGTTATTAGTTATATCAAGAGAAGATAATTTCAAATGATGCAGTAATCTATTGATGGAACAGAACCTTGAAAATAAACACAAACACAGGGCAGGTTTGCTAGTGAAAGCCTATGAGGCACCACTGTGCATATAAAGAAAGAAactaaggaaaagaggaaaagctcAATTCAAATATATAATAGCCATGCCGTATCAGGCCGAAGGCCAATCCACTTGAGCAATTAGTTCTCAGTTACCAACCAGATGCTTACAGCAAGCTCAAAAACAGGGCATGAGTGTAACAGTACCCTCCCACTTGTTTGTGCCATTAACTCCTACACAGGAATGTTGTCTTTGATTCTGCAGGTACAATTCTGCTATAATGACTAGTAGCCGTTGATAGCTTATCCTCCTACTATTTATCTTACCCACTTTTAAAGCTGTTCACCTTGGTATTTCATTACTGTATTCTGTGGCAATTTAAAACAGCAACGACACTTTATGAGACAAggatagtgtggaaagagtgggAAGGGAATTACAGCATCTTGTGATGTGGCATTCTCAATGTAGTGGCATTCACAATGTAGTGCTACTATATTTTTGAACAACCAAATTATGATAGCAAGTGCTTAATTTTGATTTTTTGCACCAATGAATTTTgattttcacacagctgaatagctCTACCATTTATACAAAAATGGATAAAACTGACAGTATAAATTTACAGAATCTCATTTAAATCTCCTGGAATCCAATTGATTATTTTTGTCCTTTTTAAGATTTCAAAACTTTTCACTGTCACATTCACAGAATCATTAAATAAACCCATGAGCAAAAAAAGGTCAAGTATAGTATGTATACAAAGGACAAGGAATGACTGCACTTTCATTAATGGGGAATTAAATCATTATCTGTatccttttcttcttgtttgctatAATTAAGACAAGTATCAACATTTGCACAACAGCTGAAAGACATATGGAAAAGATCCTTGGAGAGTTGAGAACCACCCCATATGTATTAGACCCTTGCTCTTCTTGACTTATTAAACTGTCAGAAAACAACTGGCTGAGCAGGGAAGTGATTAATGCCTTTTTGTAGCAAGGCAGGATCCTAACACACCTGAAGGAAGCTATGGTATGACTTCTTCTGAAAAACCGTCCCTGTCATACTAGATAAATATAGCTTTATCTCAAACATGCAATTTTGACCAAGGTTTTGGAGCATGCACCAACTTATCAATTCCAAGGTTTCCTGGATAAGACAAATTATCAAGATCTATTTCAGTTTAATTTCAGACCTGGCTATGGGACCGAGGCAACTTTGGTCACATTGGTGAATGACCTATACAAAGAATAGGTTTGCCAAGGGAAGGTGATTAGGCACCCTATTGGTACAACACATAACGATGTACTTTCTCACAAGTAATAATGGACATTAGTTCTCTCTCCTCTCATTGCAATATAGAATTtaaaattttaatctgcattgtcCGAATTATGATACTTCAAATTTATAACATAACACTGATTTGTAAACAAATCTCCCACCTATACTGCATAGCTCTCCCGGACTACCTGTGCAGTTAACAGATGCAGTAAATAAGGAGGATGAAATAAGGTAAGAAGGCTGTTGGGAGTTTTGGCATCAAATTTGAGTAGTAAGATGTGACAGGACTCGATTTCTTTTTACACACCTTGGTTAGGGGAGTAGGAATAGGCAGAAAGCAACTATAATCTTGACAATGCTGGAGGGAAAGATTTTCTTTGCCGATTTTGAAGGAAGATACTAAAGGGGAAGAAACTGGAATCTTGCCAGTGTTTTGAAGAAGGGGTTTTCTTTTGTCAGATTAAAAGGGGGCAcataaaggagaggaagaaactggAATCTCGGAATTTTGATGTAGCTGGAAGGATTATCTCCTGCATGCTTAGGTGTGTATGTTGTGGGGATGAGTAAGCAAATGGAGTCTTACTACCTTGAAGGAGGGATTTCTCTCATGTATGCTCTAATGTTTTAAGTCCTAAATCTCTTTGAATCTGGTATTGAATTAAGTAAAACTACTAATTTTGTAGACTGCTTTGGGTTGAACTCATCTTCTGGACTTCAGTGATTTCCTATAAAACTGGTTGCCCTCATTTGCATCAGTCCTAGTTTCATTGTAAGTTCAAAAGTACAACCCCAGGTAAATCAAAACCTAGCTGTAAAGAAAAAAATTCTGAATTACATATTATTAATTGCTGCTGTGAGTAAGAGGCAGGCACAGCTGTGAGAAAACAGATGATGTTACATCCTTTACTACACTAagcaaatagaaggaaaaaagaagggaagaataaGATACAGATCTTCAGTTTTCTGTAGGAAATAGGAAGTCACCATAGTGCTTAGTATTTACATATCACTTGCCCCTTTCACATACAGCTGCAGTGCCTAATTTGTGTTCTGTCCTGTAAATGGCGAACACTGCTTCCTGGCAGAAGATTAGGGGATGATGGACTACTAAGAGGCTTAAATTTTCATTTACTTGCTTTTGCATGTCGGCCTCAGACAAACTGACTCGCTCTAAGGTTAATTGTTTCACAAGGTTAATAAAACATCTGAAcagaagaaataaatgaaataaactaCATTACCATTCAGGAGGCACCATACTTCCATCCACTTCCCAGAATGTGTTCTTACCATTCATTTCCTCAGTGTATATAACCCACCTATGACGACCTTAAAATAGAAGCAtaagaaaaacaaatcaataaactgAAATGTATTACACTGAATGATGCATCACACTTTAGAAATAACTAGCAGGATCTTTGCATAATCCCAAATTTAAATTCTGTGAAGTTGTGCTAAGATTAAATTTGGATTATTCTGTTTTCAAAAGACTGATTTTCAACAAACATCCTGTTTGTTTGAACTGATTTGACATAAAGCGAGGTGGGTGGGGGTGTTAAGCCAGTGGAAATTATTCAAAGGATACATCCAGAATtaaaactactgtatttatgtttgTTGTCAGTGGTCATCAAGTTGATTTTGCTCTATGGGGACACTATGAATAAGAGGCCTCTAAGTCATCAATAGACCTGCTTAAGTATTGCAAACCCAGGGCTGTGGCTTTCTCGATTGAGTCTCcataatgcagtcttcctcttttcctactgttttcCACCTTCCCAAGCATCACTGTCTtctctaatgagtcatgtcttctcatgatatttccaaagtatgacagttttatccttgtagcttcaagggagagttcaggtttgatttgtgTTAAGACCTGTTCTCTATTTAGAAGTTCGTGGTAACTGCATTCTATTTCAACAGAGTTAATTCTGTTCCTAGAAGTTTCACTTATTCTAAAAAAGAATGTATGATTAAATGCTTTTACTTATGAAGTATTTGTTTTGGTGTATGGACCAGAACAGCAGACTATTTGATGAATGGCTGTACTTCTAATACAGCCAGTTCTATGAATGCACATTCAACTAtccattattttttctttaaatccaaaaatcaaaccttgatattgccaatatattaaaacacacacacacaattttcctACAAAACTGGACATAATAGGAGCTGAGCATCTAAGTTTTGATATCCTccgggagtcctggaaccaaaataaaaaaaatagcaaaagccCACTGCACTTAGTCTACAAATTTATTTCCCCCTCCAACTCCCTGACCGAAAGTTTTGGGATGTCATATTCTTCACCAATGCAAAAAAAATCTCCTGCAAAGTAGAACCACTTAAACCCTCTTACATAAGGAGTACTATGTTGAAATTACATTGTATTTAATACATATGTAACATGAACACTTTACATAAAGGCTTCTGTCTGCACAGGAGATGAAAGAGAAGATCAAAATGAGCACAAGTTACTATGCAACGCAGGGCACATCAGCCTAGAATTGTTTTCTGCAGTGTTTGTCATTGATTTTCTCAGAATATAGCCAGAGGCTTACCTAACAATATCCTAAGAAATTTAGCGGCCTGCCATAAGCtgccaggtgacttgaaggcacatgcacatatAGACACAGTGACGAAAATCCAACTATTAGCTCTAATTAGAACAAACACTAATATTCCAAAAAAAATTATGCATTTTTTCATAACTTTGGGACAAACTATTGTGAAGTCACAATAGTTTATAGGCACTTCTTGTGATCAATAGAGCCTCTACCTCCCATTAAACTTAATCacagaaacacacagaaagaatAATCTTTGCCCAAATTTCTTTATCCTATCTTTGCCCAAATCTCTCAAATACAGACTCACCAAAAAAGTATCTTTTATCTTCATAGTATTTGTTTCCATACTTATCAACACCAACTAGCATGCCAGTCTTTAGGTCATTCACCCTGAAAAATGCCAAAAAAGAATAGTATTGAAATGTCACAAAACTTTAGCTATATTTTGCTCTGACACAAAACATGGAACTTCCTTTAAAAATGTTGAGAACCATCAGCTGCTCCAAAATGGTGCAGCTAGAATACTCAATGGGGCCAGTTACAAAGAACACGATACAACTGCAACAATTTCATTGGTAACCCATCTGTTTCTAGTGCAGTTCAAAGTACTGGAAGTATGACCTATAAAGTGAATATATGACTTGAAATCAAGCTGTCTGAAAAATCTTATTCTCCAATCCAACCCTTAAGATCTTTGATAGGATTCTTCtagacaggggttctcaaactgtgctccgcggAGCCCATGACAGCGAGGGGCTCTGCAGCTCCATGCTGCTTCCcgtctcctcctctttcctcctcctgagaaatgcagtgaaattaaagttttgagctgctggaaacaacagcagcagcagcatccttcTCCTGGGACACAGACTCCTGCCCCACTGCCTCCATCGCTGTCCACTCTTTTCCTTGCTGTCCAGACCCTCCAGGCACCCccgctttctttgcttccaaaaccctattaaTATCCCTCCTGCACTGCAGAGggtgctttgtgtttttcctgcgtagcagaagagggttggactagatggcctctggggtttctgctattattatacccagatagttttaatgatgaattttaaaactTCCACTCTCTGTTGAACTTttgatttgtatattttaatatgtattttatgaagatatgttttaatatgtgtattctacagagtgttttaaattattatgtgtttgattatatgttttagcaatgttgtaagcAGCTTCGagccgtgaggagaggcaggtaaggggttggactggatggcccttgaggtctttcactgaaatactgttacatttatgttggtaaaaattgttcttcattttaaatattgcattgttctttccttTTATCTGCACTGGCCCAGCCCCTGCCtgatatacagtgtttcctcacttattgcgggggttaggttccaggaccacctgcaataactGAAAATTCacttagggacactatatttattttaatatttatacattttagtagttctacactattttaagtctttatcaaccaatcgtgtgttgataaatcgcctccttcttctcctgttgcctcttgggctccttttttctccccttgGCTTCTCCGTCCTccattccttaggctgtaaattgtaatttttatgatttataatagtcttttag from the Anolis carolinensis isolate JA03-04 chromosome 5, rAnoCar3.1.pri, whole genome shotgun sequence genome contains:
- the ndufa12 gene encoding NADH dehydrogenase [ubiquinone] 1 alpha subcomplex subunit 12, encoding MAEYMQVAKRALQQLGGHGGIRGLVLQLLRVNDLKTGMLVGVDKYGNKYYEDKRYFFGRHRWVIYTEEMNGKNTFWEVDGSMVPPEWHRWLHCMTEDPPTTHPPVSRKFIWENHKFNLSGTPGQYVPYSTTRKKIQEWVPPSTPSK